ACCCGAGTTCTCTGCATCCTGCGAGCCGCCGGTCACGGTGCCGTCGGGATCGAGGATGTCGCCCTCGAGGGTGACGACGGTATGACGCCCGACCTGGTCCCAGATCCCGACACCGGTCTCGATCCTATCGACGACGATGACGTCCCCGAGCAGCGCTTCAGCCACCGGGCGATACTGGTCCTGGCAACTCAGGAGCCCGAGCAGCGGTCCGTGCACCCCAGGCGCGCGGTAGGCGAGTGCCGCGGGCGCCAGCAGCGGCGGCGCCGCCGCCTGGTGGTCCTCTGCGCAGCGCGGCTGCTCACTGCCGGGATCATCCGGCTTCGAGGTCCAGACGAAGCCAATCGGCGCGTCGGTCAGGAGCGCGCGGCGGTAGGACTCACCGCGCTCAGCCGCGCGGGAGATGAAGCTGGTGCGGCCCTGGGCGCTCTCCTTGAGATAGCGAATCGCGTCGATGCCGACCTCATCGCTCTCCACGATCACGGCGCCGAGCCGATGGCCCAAGACAGCCTCGACCGCCAACTCGAAGCCTGCCGGCGCCTCGATCGCGTCGGCGACGACACCGAGCACACCACGCTCACGCGACGATCCATTGTGGCGCTGCATGACCGCGCGCGTGCCCTTACCCAGGCCCTCGTAGCGGGCCTGGATCTCTTGCAACGAGGCCAGTCGGCTGCGCCGACGATGCAGCTCCGTCCGCAGCACCTCCAGCTCGGCCTCGCCGCGCCCGACCTGTTGCCGCAGCTCGTCCAGCCGAGTGGTCGCGCTGCGCCGGCGCTCCTCGAGCTGCTCGCAGACGCCGCCCAGCTCCTCGAGCTGAGCCCGCAGCTCCTCGGCCGTCGCCCGCAGCTGCTCGCCGCGCGCCCGTAGCTGGTCCAGGTCCTGCGCCCCCTGGGCCGCCCGCTGCGTCAGATCGTCACGCCGCTGGCGCGCGGCGCGCTGATCCGCCTCGGCCCGCGCGGCCTCCCGCTCGGCCGTCGTCAGCGCCTGACGCTCGCCGTCGATCGCGGCCTGCACCTCGCCGAGGGCTCCCCGCAACCTGTCGAGGCCCTGCTGCCGCCCCGCGAGCGAGCCCGCGTGCTCCGCGCGCTCCTGCTGCAGCGCGGCGGCGCGCCCACGCGTCTCTTGCAGCCGCGCCTCGTCGTCGACGAGCTGCCGCTGCAGCTCCTCCACCTCGCCGCGCGCATGCCCGGCGTTGCGTTGCAGCTCCTCGGCCTCGCGCGACTGAAACTCGATCTGGCTCTCTCCGAGGCGGATCCGATTGTCGAGCTGATAGAGCTGCTCCTGGAGCTGATTGAGCGCCCGCTCCTGCTCGACGACCGCGATGCGCTCCTGCTCCAGCGCCAGCTCGCAGCGCTCCAACGCGAAGGCGGCCGCCTCACGCTGCTGCGTCACCGCGACCAGCTCGGCGTTGACGCACTTCTGCTCGGCCGTCAGCTCGAGCAGCTGATGCGAGGCGGTCCAGAGCTCGATATCGCGCATCTCCGACTTGTACTGCCGGTAGCGCTCGGCCTTCTGCGCCTGCCGGCGCAGCGAGCCGAGTCTGCCACTGAGCTCGCCGAGCACGTCGGTGATCCGCAGGAGGTTCTGGCGCGTCCCCTCGATCTTGCGCTCGGCGAGCTGCCGCCGCCGCTGGTACTTCGTAATTCCCGCCGCCTCCTCGATGAAGTGACGGCGCTCCTCCGGCTTGGCGCTGACGATCAGCCCGACGCGCCCCTGCTCGATGATCGAGTAGGCCTTGGTCCCGACCCCGGTGCCGAGGAAGAGGTTGGTAATGTCGCGCAAGCGCACGGGGATCTTGTTGATCAGATACTCACTGCTGCCGTCCCGGTGCAGCCGGCGCGTGATCGTAACCTCGCTGTAGTCGAGCACGGCGACCGGGCTTCGCGGATCGACCTCGAAGGTGATCGACACCTCGGCCATCCCCGACGGGCCCCGCGAGTCCGACCCGTTGAAGATGACGTCTTCCATCGTCTTGCCGCGCAGGTGCCGCGCGCTCTGCTCGCCCATCGCCCAGCGCAGCGCGTCGACGACATTCGACTTGCCGCAGCCGTTTGGCCCGACGACC
Above is a window of Pseudomonadota bacterium DNA encoding:
- a CDS encoding chromosome segregation protein SMC, which codes for MRIKRIDLSGFKSFCDPASLDLRQPVSAVVGPNGCGKSNVVDALRWAMGEQSARHLRGKTMEDVIFNGSDSRGPSGMAEVSITFEVDPRSPVAVLDYSEVTITRRLHRDGSSEYLINKIPVRLRDITNLFLGTGVGTKAYSIIEQGRVGLIVSAKPEERRHFIEEAAGITKYQRRRQLAERKIEGTRQNLLRITDVLGELSGRLGSLRRQAQKAERYRQYKSEMRDIELWTASHQLLELTAEQKCVNAELVAVTQQREAAAFALERCELALEQERIAVVEQERALNQLQEQLYQLDNRIRLGESQIEFQSREAEELQRNAGHARGEVEELQRQLVDDEARLQETRGRAAALQQERAEHAGSLAGRQQGLDRLRGALGEVQAAIDGERQALTTAEREAARAEADQRAARQRRDDLTQRAAQGAQDLDQLRARGEQLRATAEELRAQLEELGGVCEQLEERRRSATTRLDELRQQVGRGEAELEVLRTELHRRRSRLASLQEIQARYEGLGKGTRAVMQRHNGSSRERGVLGVVADAIEAPAGFELAVEAVLGHRLGAVIVESDEVGIDAIRYLKESAQGRTSFISRAAERGESYRRALLTDAPIGFVWTSKPDDPGSEQPRCAEDHQAAAPPLLAPAALAYRAPGVHGPLLGLLSCQDQYRPVAEALLGDVIVVDRIETGVGIWDQVGRHTVVTLEGDILDPDGTVTGGSQDAENSGVLHQKREIKELKAIIGELQDQYDAALERHVSVKTEIATLEQVLRETTQQAHQSEKETLTREKDLGRAQSELSEVMVRHQRLSQELERAALGLAELDRQDRLLAETLVVACDRRWAAGDTLALLGREHRRLAILADDDAGSVTDFKVALAQVNATCAATEEALRQLERVRAERQRRVERLQQGMTTGLARAEGLKQGVVGARTEIDDLVGQRAQLQDSLSGGRTGYEARAQALGASESAVKTAREEAGSLGGSLGRLQLRGSELALRRRHLDEQIWERYREELPRVAGDYHLRPPVGEPERERIDQLRELIHRMGEINLTAIDEYNELSQRHDQLDRHRLDLEQALGQLQRAIQKINRTCRERFLETFNRVNEQFQQVFPRLFHGGKARLLLTEAEDVLQGGVEIVAQPPGKKLVSIDMMSGGEKALTATSLIFAMFLVKPTPFCLLDEVDAPLDDANVLRLRELVKELSTGSQFIIITHNHTTMEIADRLFGVTMEEPGVSKLVSVNLSEAQLVAA